A stretch of Arthrobacter sp. NEB 688 DNA encodes these proteins:
- a CDS encoding O-antigen ligase family protein produces the protein MTVELPVALRRPSAASLEPTWNRTVTTGLVALAVVASVTSGYGILTGSSRLAVLPLAAVVGLALVFVAATRFSWFILLLLAIRAGTDALKLSGSDAGSTASNTVSARGLDPSSIIGVLFLVFALLWLAASFYAHGSRNFSSVSTMLVALLAAGAFSVLGSSHVQASVLQLARLTSAVMMYLVLERLIVDRRMLRRVLAACFVSLVVPLGYTVVGLLTGDASAEVKGGFTRLTGTFTQSNDYARYLCFLVLLGVAVLPYVSRSSKRLLAPLLAVAGVFLLMTLTLGAIGATAAGMVLIALLQRRYGLLGLLVVAGIGAVVLAPGLLGRLTESTTGSELGGGATGNSLSWRLGYWASLLTINKNNPITGIGLNATQYYTESAKQPHNDYLQAYVETGIVGLLAYLGLIVAMLVVTARAVRRTQRGTLEWGVAGGALVCVVMFAVMSVAANVIQSVAIFWYVLAITACASAAGSLAARESRSGVGPAAGTTAGTPTARVEPAHAPA, from the coding sequence GTGACCGTCGAGCTCCCCGTCGCCCTGCGACGCCCGTCCGCGGCGTCCCTCGAGCCGACGTGGAACCGCACCGTCACCACCGGCCTCGTGGCCCTCGCCGTCGTCGCCTCGGTCACGAGCGGCTACGGCATCCTCACGGGCTCGAGCCGGCTCGCGGTGCTGCCGCTGGCGGCCGTCGTCGGCCTCGCCCTGGTCTTCGTCGCCGCGACCCGCTTCAGCTGGTTCATCCTGCTGCTGCTCGCGATCCGGGCCGGCACCGACGCGCTCAAGCTGAGCGGCAGCGACGCCGGCTCGACGGCGTCCAACACCGTGAGCGCCCGCGGGCTGGACCCGTCGAGCATCATCGGCGTGCTCTTCCTCGTCTTCGCGCTGCTCTGGCTCGCGGCGAGCTTCTACGCGCACGGCTCGCGCAACTTCTCGTCGGTGAGCACGATGCTCGTCGCCCTCCTCGCGGCCGGGGCCTTCAGCGTGCTCGGCTCCAGCCACGTGCAGGCCAGCGTCCTGCAGCTGGCCCGGCTCACCTCGGCCGTCATGATGTACCTCGTCCTCGAGCGGCTCATCGTCGACCGGCGGATGCTGCGCCGCGTCCTCGCCGCGTGCTTCGTCTCGCTCGTCGTCCCCCTGGGGTACACCGTCGTCGGGCTGCTCACCGGTGACGCCTCGGCCGAGGTCAAGGGCGGCTTCACCCGGCTGACCGGGACCTTCACGCAGTCCAACGACTACGCCCGCTACCTCTGCTTCCTCGTCCTCCTCGGGGTCGCGGTCCTGCCGTACGTCAGCCGGAGCTCCAAGCGCCTCCTCGCCCCGCTCCTCGCGGTCGCCGGGGTCTTCCTCCTCATGACGCTCACCCTCGGCGCGATCGGCGCCACTGCCGCAGGCATGGTCCTCATCGCCCTCCTGCAGCGCCGGTACGGCCTGCTCGGCCTGCTCGTCGTCGCGGGCATCGGGGCCGTGGTCCTCGCGCCGGGGCTCCTCGGCCGCCTGACCGAGAGCACGACCGGCTCGGAGCTCGGCGGGGGAGCGACGGGCAACTCGCTCTCGTGGCGCCTCGGCTACTGGGCCAGCCTGCTGACGATCAACAAGAACAACCCGATCACCGGCATCGGCCTCAACGCCACGCAGTACTACACCGAGTCGGCCAAGCAGCCGCACAACGACTACCTCCAGGCCTACGTCGAGACCGGCATCGTCGGGCTGCTCGCCTACCTGGGCCTCATCGTCGCGATGCTCGTGGTCACCGCCCGGGCGGTCCGCCGGACCCAGCGCGGGACCCTCGAGTGGGGCGTGGCCGGCGGCGCCCTCGTCTGCGTCGTCATGTTCGCGGTGATGAGCGTCGCGGCCAACGTCATCCAGAGCGTCGCGATCTTCTGGTACGTCCTGGCGATCACCGCCTGCGCGTCCGCGGCCGGCTCGCTGGCGGCCCGTGAGTCACGCTCCGGCGTGGGGCCGGCGGCCGGGACCACGGCCGGGACCCCGACGGCGCGCGTCGAGCCGGCGCATGCCCCGGCCTGA
- a CDS encoding glycosyltransferase, which yields MRILHVNKFLYRRGGAEGYMLDVGALQRDAGHEVEVWGMTHPDNLPGLPLADTFAPHVELEPAPGGLAGLAASARMVWSPASGRGLARALDRFRPDLVHFHNVYHQLSPSVLRPVRSRGIPSVMTLHDYKLACPSYQLLSHGEICERCVGGSTLNAVRERCKSGSLGASAVLAVESGLHRRLHAYDGVDRFVSPSHFLRTMMLRAGMAPERIVTLANVVSLDDVAPVPPAPAAPGDPARFVFAGRLSPEKGVDTLVEALGATPTGVELDVAGDGPSRAILEELAARVAPGRVHFHGRLDKAAVAGLVARSRAMVVPSRWYENQPMTILESFAASTPVVATALGGMPELVHDGVEGRVVPPNDPAALARVLGELAADPEETRAMGTRARGRFDAEFTGEVHLAGLAAVYDEARRAAAGGRADTTTEG from the coding sequence ATGCGCATCCTTCACGTCAACAAGTTCCTCTACCGCCGGGGCGGCGCCGAGGGCTACATGCTCGACGTCGGCGCGCTCCAGCGCGACGCGGGCCACGAGGTCGAGGTCTGGGGGATGACCCACCCCGACAACCTCCCCGGCCTGCCGCTGGCCGACACCTTCGCCCCCCACGTCGAGCTCGAGCCCGCGCCCGGCGGCCTCGCCGGGCTCGCCGCCTCCGCCCGGATGGTGTGGTCGCCCGCGAGCGGCCGCGGCCTCGCGCGCGCCCTCGACCGGTTCCGCCCGGACCTCGTGCACTTCCACAACGTCTACCACCAGCTCTCGCCGTCGGTGCTGCGCCCCGTGCGCTCCCGCGGCATCCCGTCGGTCATGACCCTGCACGACTACAAGCTCGCGTGCCCGAGCTACCAGCTCCTCAGCCACGGGGAGATCTGCGAGCGGTGCGTCGGCGGCAGCACCCTCAACGCCGTGCGCGAGCGCTGCAAGTCCGGCTCCCTCGGGGCGAGCGCGGTGCTCGCCGTCGAGTCGGGCCTGCACCGCCGGCTGCACGCCTACGACGGGGTCGACCGCTTCGTCAGCCCGAGCCACTTCCTGCGCACGATGATGCTCCGCGCCGGGATGGCCCCGGAGCGCATCGTCACCCTGGCCAACGTCGTCTCGCTCGACGACGTCGCGCCCGTCCCGCCGGCCCCCGCGGCGCCGGGCGACCCCGCCCGGTTCGTCTTCGCCGGGCGCCTGTCCCCCGAGAAGGGCGTCGACACCCTCGTCGAGGCGCTGGGGGCGACCCCGACCGGCGTCGAGCTCGACGTCGCGGGCGACGGCCCCTCGCGCGCCATCCTCGAGGAGCTCGCGGCGCGGGTCGCGCCGGGCCGCGTGCACTTCCACGGCCGGCTCGACAAGGCCGCGGTCGCCGGCCTCGTCGCGCGCTCGCGGGCGATGGTCGTGCCCTCCCGCTGGTACGAGAACCAGCCGATGACCATCCTCGAGTCCTTCGCCGCGTCGACGCCCGTCGTCGCGACCGCGCTCGGCGGGATGCCCGAGCTCGTCCACGACGGGGTCGAGGGGCGCGTCGTCCCGCCGAACGACCCCGCGGCGCTCGCGCGCGTGCTCGGGGAGCTGGCGGCCGACCCGGAGGAGACCCGCGCGATGGGGACGCGGGCCCGCGGCCGGTTCGACGCCGAGTTCACCGGCGAGGTCCATCTCGCCGGGTTGGCCGCTGTCTATGATGAGGCGCGCCGAGCCGCCGCTGGTGGCCGCGCCGACACCACGACGGAGGGCTGA
- a CDS encoding sulfotransferase, with protein MSNVIGQLPGCLSVGEARYTWGRGAAANHLCGCGRPFSECPFWQDVMAEVGSGRPPLDAAGTAERIDARLRVRSVPAMELRRLRGRPEVLPHADDPVIADLYHALAARPGAERAVVDSSKLPPYARLLDGLPGVDVFLVHVVRDPRATAFSWRRSKATRDAADSARMPRISVVRSSVIWVLWNLMVPRWWPQERRMTVRYEDFVDDPAAELARIAQALGTTVPDGLVEGASIHLSPTHSVAGNPDRLDAGAVRVRRDDEWRTAMPMVQRWAVTALCLPGLRRFGYRVRAR; from the coding sequence GTGAGCAACGTCATCGGCCAGCTGCCGGGCTGCCTGTCCGTCGGCGAGGCCCGCTACACCTGGGGCCGTGGCGCCGCCGCGAACCACCTGTGCGGCTGCGGCAGACCGTTCTCCGAGTGTCCCTTCTGGCAGGACGTCATGGCCGAGGTCGGCTCCGGCCGACCGCCGCTCGACGCCGCGGGGACCGCCGAGCGCATCGACGCCCGGCTGCGGGTGCGCTCGGTGCCGGCGATGGAGCTGCGGCGCCTGCGCGGGCGCCCGGAGGTCCTCCCCCACGCCGACGACCCCGTCATCGCCGACCTCTACCACGCGCTCGCCGCCCGCCCGGGGGCGGAGCGGGCCGTCGTCGACTCCTCGAAGCTCCCTCCGTACGCCCGCCTGCTCGACGGCCTGCCGGGGGTCGACGTCTTCCTCGTCCACGTCGTCCGCGACCCCCGCGCGACCGCCTTCTCGTGGCGCCGGAGCAAGGCGACCCGCGACGCCGCCGACAGCGCGCGGATGCCGCGCATCTCGGTCGTGCGCAGCTCGGTCATCTGGGTGCTCTGGAACCTCATGGTCCCCCGCTGGTGGCCGCAGGAGCGGCGGATGACGGTGCGCTACGAGGACTTCGTCGACGACCCCGCGGCCGAGCTGGCCCGCATCGCCCAGGCGCTCGGCACGACCGTCCCCGACGGCCTCGTCGAGGGCGCGTCGATCCACCTGAGCCCGACGCACTCGGTCGCCGGCAACCCGGACCGCCTCGACGCCGGCGCGGTGCGCGTACGTCGCGACGACGAGTGGCGCACCGCCATGCCGATGGTGCAGCGCTGGGCCGTGACGGCCCTCTGCCTCCCCGGCCTGCGCCGGTTCGGCTACCGGGTCCGCGCCCGCTGA
- a CDS encoding sulfotransferase, with product MSDPRSTTPSVDPSRLVFVGGLHRSGTTPFARILGEHPEVSGLEGTGVIEDEGQHLQDVYPPGTTYGGSGHFARDPRAHLTEASELATPANAERLLAAWTPYWDLGRDRLVEKSPPNMTKSRLLQALFPGARFVMVVRHPVTVALSTRKWTHFVSRDPRKFASLADLVGHWLVAHRILREDLPHLEHVHVVRYEELVRDPGATFEAVRSFLGLTGPIPTDTVRGAASDVYERAWESYRRPVRPGGLQRSLITRRFGAEIAEYGYDLDDLMAYDPRPGTHLA from the coding sequence GTGAGCGACCCCCGGAGCACCACCCCGTCCGTCGACCCATCCCGCCTGGTGTTCGTCGGAGGGCTGCACCGCAGCGGCACGACGCCGTTCGCCCGCATCCTCGGGGAGCACCCGGAGGTCAGCGGCCTCGAGGGCACCGGAGTGATCGAGGACGAGGGCCAGCACCTCCAGGACGTCTACCCGCCGGGGACGACGTACGGCGGCTCGGGCCACTTCGCCCGCGACCCGCGGGCGCACCTGACCGAGGCCAGCGAGCTCGCGACACCGGCCAACGCCGAGCGCCTCCTCGCCGCCTGGACGCCGTACTGGGACCTGGGTCGCGACCGGCTCGTCGAGAAGTCGCCGCCGAACATGACCAAGAGCCGTCTGCTGCAGGCGCTCTTCCCCGGGGCGCGGTTCGTCATGGTCGTGCGCCACCCCGTGACGGTCGCGCTGTCCACCCGCAAGTGGACGCACTTCGTCTCGCGCGACCCCCGGAAGTTCGCGAGCCTCGCCGACCTCGTCGGCCACTGGCTCGTCGCCCACCGCATCCTGCGCGAGGACCTGCCGCACCTCGAGCACGTCCACGTCGTCCGGTACGAGGAGCTCGTCCGGGACCCCGGCGCCACCTTCGAGGCCGTCCGGTCCTTCCTCGGCCTCACCGGGCCGATCCCGACCGACACCGTGCGGGGCGCCGCGAGCGACGTCTACGAGCGGGCGTGGGAGTCCTACCGGCGCCCCGTGCGTCCGGGGGGCCTCCAGCGCTCCCTCATCACCCGGCGCTTCGGCGCCGAGATCGCCGAGTACGGCTACGACCTCGACGACCTCATGGCCTACGACCCGCGGCCGGGCACGCACCTCGCCTGA